From a single Nicotiana tabacum cultivar K326 chromosome 8, ASM71507v2, whole genome shotgun sequence genomic region:
- the LOC107780310 gene encoding putative late blight resistance protein homolog R1B-23, producing MEVVETSEKRSQAPADFPSINDEVVGFAKDAEYIMKKLTGRSKELDVISIFGMAGLGKTTLARKVYNNTSIINHFDVKAWCTVSQTYDMRTLLVDILEQATNKEWKINEDFDIGDKLQKTLKGRRYLIVLDDIWKVEAWEDLGLCFPKGEYGSRVMVTTRIEEVAKHLQYHSDPYSLRFLTLEESWELLQKRVFQGESCPLDLREAGLKIAEHCKGLPLVIVLIAGIIVKTEREASLWLEFANDLSSHVLGEQSMKVIQSSYEHLEDHLKPCLLYMGLFPEDHKIPMHDLLKLWMAEEFVVNVDTENMEEASRFCLNDLLKRSLVMVSRRRINGDIECCTLHDVVREFCLRKLTEEKFMQLTVPYNPYDQHLYPQESRLCIYIHDDLVNQLDHSEYMLDKIPMLESKYKKCVGECPRSLEFIAHPKFNTWNRSNPLPLLVKLRLVRVLNLMEVELPSSWATAVQSLTHLRYLKIFVEEFDFKWISHLQELQTLVVDSVQFLRTSPVVILKMMKLRHVNINRLTSVWEDNDRAIFEESSTTMLENLKTFLSCRIHLDEKNPRFWWRFPNLEELSLRIIADVPSCPLFPIPEVHVHLESLDLVVSPKGFWNSVGWESYFVLPSNLRHLCIKGCFLTEEMVSNIARLQKLESLRLEIGFPLGNVEHCWDVRNVEFPALKYLSLFAVRMAVWSASDTSFPMLEKLVLRTCYYFKEIPPSFVDIPTFRLIELFDCTDSIVVSAMNIKTEIEENTGCDTLQVLISNTPPTY from the coding sequence ATGGAGGTTGTTGAGACTAGTGAAAAAAGATCTCAAGCTCCTGCAGATTTTCCATCAATTAATGATGAAGTTGTGGGCTTTGCGAAAGATGCAGAATATATAATGAAGAAACTGACTGGCAGATCAAAGGAGCTCGACGTTATTTCAATCTTTGGAATGGCCGGACTTGGTAAAACAACATTGGCAAGGAAAGTGTATAACAATACCTCTATTATTAATCACTTTGATGTTAAAGCATGGTGTACTGTTTCACAAACATATGACATGAGGACATTGTTGGTTGATATTCTTGAACAAGCTACAAATAAGGAGTGGAAAATCAATGAGGACTTTGACATAGGTGACAAGTTGCAGAAGACTCTAAAAGGCAGGAGATACCTCATTGTCTTAGATGATATATGGAAAGTTGAGGCGTGGGAAGACCTAGGATTATGTTTCCCTAAAGGTGAATATGGAAGTAGAGTAATGGTAACAACTCGAATTGAAGAAGTGGCTAAGCATCTTCAATACCACAGTGATCCTTATTCTCTTAGATTTCTAACACTGGAAGAGAGTTGGGAATTATTGCAGAAAAGAGTATTTCAAGGAGAGAGTTGCCCCCTGGATCTACGGGAAGCAGGGTTAAAAATTGCCGAACATTGTAAAGGATTGCCTCTTGTCATTGTGCTGATTGCTGGAATTATAGTGAAAACAGAAAGGGAGGCATCCTTGTGGCTGGAGTTTGCCAATGACTTAAGTTCTCATGTTTTAGGAGAGCAGAGCATGAAGGTAATACAATCAAGTTATGAGCATTTAGAAGACCACTTAAAGCCTTGCCTTCTTTATATGGGATTGTTTCCAGAAGACCATAAGATTCCCATGCATGATTTGCTGAAGTTGTGGATGGCTGAAGAGTTTGTAGTGAATGTTGACACAGAGAACATGGAGGAAGCATCTAGATTTTGCTTGAACGATCTACTTAAGAGAAGCCTTGTAATGGTCTCTAGAAGGAGAATTAATGGTGACATAGAATGCTGCACACTTCATGATGTAGTGCGTGAATTTTGCTTGAGAAAACTTACAGAAGAAAAGTTTATGCAGCTCACAGTGCCATACAATCCATATGATCAACATTTGTATCCCCAAGAATCACGGTTATGCATTTATATTCATGATGATCTTGTTAATCAATTAGATCATTCTGAATATATGTTGGATAAGATTCCAATGCTCGAGTCCAAGTACAAAAAGTGTGTAGGTGAATGTCCTAGGTCTTTGGAGTTCATTGCTCATCCAAAATTCAACACATGGAACAGATCAAATCCTTTACCTTTACTCGTTAAACTAAGACTTGTTCGGGTGTTGAATTTGATGGAAGTGGAGTTGCCAAGTTCTTGGGCTACAGCAGTACAATCGCTAACTCACTTGAGGTACCTTAAGATTTTCGTCGAAGAATTTGATTTCAAGTGGATATCACATCTACAGGAGCTTCAGACTCTAGTGGTTGATTCAGTTCAGTTTCTAAGGACATCGCCGGTAGTTATCTTGAAAATGATGAAGCTAAGGCATGTGAATATAAACAGATTGACCAGTGTATGGGAAGACAATGATAGAGCAATTTTTGAAGAATCTTCAACAACTATGCTAGAGAACTTGAAGACCTTCCTCTCTTGTCGTATACATCTGGATGAGAAAAATCCAAGATTCTGGTGGAGGTTCCCTAATCTTGAAGAACTGAGCCTCCGCATTATTGCTGATGTACCTAGCTGTCCTTTGTTTCCCATACCGGAAGTTCATGTTCACCTTGAATCTCTTGATCTGGTTGTAAGCCCTAAGGGATTCTGGAATTCAGTTGGATGGGAGAGCTACTTTGTCTTGCCGTCAAATCTCAGGCATTTGTGCATTAAGGGTTGTTTCTTGACGGAAGAAATGGTTTCAAACATTGCAAGATTGCAGAAGCTTGAGAGTCTCAGATTAGAGATTGGATTTCCTTTGGGGAATGTAGAGCACTGTTGGGACGTGAGAAATGTCGAGTTCCCTGCACTCAAATACTTGTCGCTATTCGCCGTGAGGATGGCAGTATGGAGTGCTTCAGATACATCTTTTCCCATGCTTGAGAAGCTAGTTCTAAGAACTTGTTACTACTTCAAGGAGATACCTCCTAGCTTTGTGGATATTCCAACATTTCGACTAATTGAACTGTTTGACTGTACGGACTCTATTGTGGTTTCAGCTATGAATATtaaaacagaaattgaagaaaacactGGATGTGACACTCTCCAAGTTCTTATATCCAATACACCTCCTACTTATTAA
- the LOC107804823 gene encoding putative serine/threonine-protein kinase At1g54610, with translation MHLFNRIYCCRLMSCICSKGSSKDDYVVEHEKEKEIQVDKSSVQLVAPSVREEIKEIVNPKIEKPMNLKHNVTSEVNVVSDPVVEVDGNGKTRSAKRPKEGRLKRQSTMDIGLQRSTSRVVSMPHSAKGELSAAGWPLWLSSVAQEAIQGWVPRSAESFEKLNKIGQGTYSNVYKARDLKTNKIVAMKKVKFVNMDPESVRFMAREIFILRRLDHPNVMKLEALVTSRISGSLYLVFEYMEHDLAGLAAAPGIKFTEPQIKCYAQQMLRGLEHCHSRGVLHRDIKGSNLLIGDNGVLKIGDFGLATTFEPNQKQPLTSRVVTLWYRAPELLLGATEYGVAIDMWSAGCILAELFTGKPIMQGRTEVEQMHKIFKLCGSPSEEYWRKSKLPHATSFKPQNPYKRCIADTFKDLPPSALALVDVLLSIEPEKRGTASSALNSEFFKTKPLPCDPYSLPKYPPSKEYDAKVRDHEARRRKAKTVKGHGGELTKKSPRQSKEEPTTKLNAHGQGQPRKSISVKYNPLEDSGTGFPIEPPVLRYRNRLAHSNSVIHPNTAGYTWSNKVKEDSSAITERAYAASQHGVELLRQGSHKPRVAGEFSSIRTRRDDRSSFGDSTVYVPKRSRRILSGLLVPAGGSMEDMLKEHERQIQEAVRKARQDKTRSKNN, from the exons ATGCATCTATTTAACAGAATATATTGTTGCAGACTTATGAGCTGCATTTGCTCAAAAGGTTCTTCTAAAGATGATTATGTTGTTgaacatgaaaaagaaaaagaaatacaggTTGATAAATCTTCTGTACAGTTGGTTGCTCCATCAGTTAGAGAGGAGATTAAAGAAATAGTTAATCCTAAGATTGAAAAACCTATGAACTTAAAACACAATGTGACATCAGAAGTCAATGTTGTTTCTGATCCTGTAGTAGAAGTTGATGGTAATGGGAAAACTAGGAGTGCAAAGAGGCCTAAGGAAGGTCGTCTTAAGAGGCAATCGACGATGGATATTGGACTGCAACGATCAACGTCTCGTGTTGTAAGCATGCCTCATAGTGCAAAGGGAGAACTGAGCGCTGCAGGTTGGCCGTTATGGCTAAGTTCGGTGGCACAAGAAGCTATTCAAGGGTGGGTTCCTCGAAGTGCAGAATCATTTGAAAAATTGAACAAA ATTGGTCAAGGAACATATAGTAATGTTTACAAGGCCCGTGACCTTAAAACCAATAAAATTGTTGCAATGAAGAAAGTAAAATTTGTCAATATGGATCCGGAGAGTGTTCGCTTTATGGCAAGGGAGATTTTTATTTTGCGTAGATTGGACCATCCAAATGTCATGAAACTTGAGGCTTTGGTCACATCTAGGATTTCAGGCAGCTTATATCTCGTCTTTGAATACATGGAGCACGATCTTGCTGGCCTTGCAGCAGCACCTGGGATCAAATTCACTGAACCACAG ATAAAATGTTATGCACAGCAAATGCTTCGTGGACTCGAACACTGTCACAGTCGAGGTGTACTTCATCGAGACATCAAGGGTTCAAATCTTCTTATTGGTGATAATGGTGTTCTAAAGATTGGAGACTTTGGTCTGGCAACGACCTTTGAGCCCAACCAAAAGCAGCCATTAACAAGCCGTGTTGTAACTCTGTGGTATAGGGCTCCTGAGCTTTTGCTTGGTGCAACAGAATATGGAGTGGCCATTGATATGTGGAGTGCTGGCTGCATCCTTGCTGAATTATTTACTGGAAAGCCTATCATGCAGGGAAGAACAGAG GTGGAGCAAATGCATAAGATTTTCAAACTTTGTGGTTCACCTTCTGAAGAGTATTGGAGGAAATCAAAACTTCCACATGCTACTAGTTTTAAGCCACAGAACCCATACAAGCGCTGTATAGCTGATACATTCAAGGACCTTCCTCCGTCAGCTTTGGCCCTTGTTGATGTCCTACTGTCAATAGAACCAGAAAAGCGTGGCACTGCTTCGTCTGCACTCAACAGTGAG TTCTTCAAAACAAAGCCCCTACCTTGTGATCCATATAGTTTACCAAAATATCCTCCAAGCAAGGAATATGATGCTAAGGTTCGAGATCACGAAGCAAGAAG GCGAAAGGCTAAGACCGTAAAAGGGCATGGAGGCGAATTAACAAAGAAGTCCCCGAGACAATCAAAGGAAGAACCGACAACAAAACTCAATGCTCACGGCCAG GGACAGCCTAGAAAAAGCATCAGTGTGAAATACAATCCTCTAGAGGACAGTGGAACTGGTTTCCCTATAGAGCCACCAGTACTGAGATACAGGAACAGACTCGCTCATTCTAATTCAGTGATCCATCCTAATACAGCTGGTTACACGTGGTCAAACAAAGTAAAGGAGGATTCAAGTGCAATCACTGAACGAGCATATGCCGCTTCCCAACATGGTGTAGAGCTTCTAAGGCAGGGTTCTCACAAGCCTCGAGTTGCAGGAGAGTTTTCAAGCATTCGTACAAGGAGAGATGATAGGTCATCTTTTGGGGATTCCACG GTTTATGTGCCAAAGAGAAGTAGAAGAATCCTATCTGGACTACTAGTACCAGCAGGGGGAAGTATGGAGGACATGTTAAAGGAACATGAgagacaaattcaagaagcaGTTAGGAAAGCGCGTCAAGACAAGACGAGGAGCAAAAACAACTGA